Proteins found in one Vicia villosa cultivar HV-30 ecotype Madison, WI unplaced genomic scaffold, Vvil1.0 ctg.000625F_1_1, whole genome shotgun sequence genomic segment:
- the LOC131629955 gene encoding uncharacterized protein LOC131629955, which translates to MKSCSVSNLGWWEDNVWKWGLIDNIPVHDQLVGVELEELCRILEDVVPTYAGMDKIVWIGGEMNAFTVREYYKKLLLEGRAKGLQPVVRDAIKVLWKGWMPSKVKIFGWRLLMDRLATREQLMKRNIITNTDLSLCVFGCDSAENSLHLFLNCAFLAGVWKKIMEWLGIDAPLRTDCCDHFLQVMNALRNYCSPRRVAGIWMATCWCIWKQRNDIIFNNVVGDVDEIVHNVKMFTWWWLALGSKQRVLCNFYEWFHNPLVCV; encoded by the coding sequence ATGAAGAGTTGCAGTGTCAGTAACCTAGGATGGTGGGAGGATAATGTATGGAAGTGGGGTTTGATTGATAACATACCGGTACATGATCAGTTGGTAGGTGTGGAGTTGGAGGAACTATGTAGGATTCTGGAGGATGTGGTACCTACGTATGCCGGAATGGATAAGATCGTGTGGATAGGTGGAGAAATGAATGCATTCACCGTGAGAGAGTATTATAAGAAGCTTCTCCTGGAGGGTAGGGCGAAGGGGTTGCAGCCAGTGGTAAGAGACGCGATTAAGGTGTTATGGAAAGGTTGGATGCCTTCCAAAGTCAAAATCTTTGGCTGGAGATTGTTGATGGATAGATTGGCAACGAGGGAGCAACTTATGAAAAGAAACATCATTACAAATACAGACTTGAGCTTATGTGTGTTTGGTTGTGATTCTGCTGAAAATTCTCTCCACCTATTTTTGAACTGTGCTTTCCTAGCAggggtttggaagaagatcatgGAGTGGTTAGGGATAGATGCACCACTAAGGACAGATTGTTGTGATCATTTCTTGCAGGTTATGAATGCATTAAGGAACTATTGTTCACCAAGGAGAGTTGCGGGCATATGGATGGCAACTTGCTGGTGCATATGGAAACAACGAAACGACATTATATTTAACAATGTTGTAGGTGATGTAGATGAAATTGTTCATAATGTGAAAATGTTCACTTGGTGGTGGTTAGCATTAGGTTCAAAACAGAGAGTGCTTTGTAATTTCTATGAGTGGTTCCACAATCCGTTAGTTTGTGTTTAA
- the LOC131629956 gene encoding uncharacterized protein LOC131629956: MDNTDEELLLSMLEKERQSRSSSRRKRRSVIDRNREEGHIRLFNDYFSENPVYTDAQFRKRFRMHRHLFLRIVETLGNHDEYFQMRVDATGKMGLSPLQKCTSAIRMLAYGSSADIVEEYVRIGESTAIECLERFVRGVNEVFGAEYLRRPNNNDVEHLLQMGESRGFPGMLGSIDCMHWEWKNCPIAWKGQFCRGDHGKPTIMLEAVASQDLWIWHAFFGIAGSNNDINVLNQSNVFNDILEGRAATMQYTINGNPYNMGYYLADGIYPEWATFVKTISMPQGEKRKLFAQHQESARKDVERAFGVLQSRFAIVRGPARAWHMETLKHTIYACIILHNMIVEDERHTYGGDFDYFYDNAGSNNSTTETFSGPHPNLATRLQRRATLREKQVHRQLQGNLVEHIWESFGHEDDDIKFE; the protein is encoded by the coding sequence ATGGACAACACAGATGAAGAACTATTGTTGTCAATGCTCGAGAAGGAACGTCAATCTAGAAGTTCATCAAGGCGAAAAAGAAGATCAGTGATAGATCGGAATCGTGAAGAAGGGCATATACGATTATTCAACGACTACTTCTCAGAAAATCCAGTATACACGGATGCCCAATTCCGTAAAAGGTTCAGAATGCATAGGCATTTGTTTCTTCGAATTGTAGAAACCCTTGGAAATCATGATGAATATTTTCAAATGAGGGTCGATGCAACTGGTAAAATGGGTCTTTCACCATTGCAGAAGTGCACTTCTGCTATTCGTATGTTGGCATATGGATCTTCCGCTGACATTGTAGAAGAATATGTTCGAATTGGTGAAAGCACTGCAATTGAGTGCTTAGAGAGATTCGTAAGGGGCGTGAATGAGGTATTTGGGGCTGAGTATTTGAGAAGGCCTAATAACAATGATGTTGAGCATCTTTTACAAATGGGGGAGTCACGTGGATTTCCAGGCATGCTAGGTTCCATTGATTGTATGCATTGGGAATGGAAGAATTGTCCTATTGCATGGAAAGGACAATTTTGTCGAGGTGATCATGGTAAACCCACGATCATGCTTGAAGCAGTGGCATCACAAGACTTATGGATTTGGCATGCATTTTTTGGTATTGCAGGTTCAAACAATGACATTAATGTGCTAAACCAATCTAATGTGTTTAACGATATTTTGGAAGGACGTGCTGCTACTATGCAATATACAATCAATGGGAATCCATATAATATGGGGTATTATTTAGCGGATGGTATATATCCCGAGTGGGCTACATTTGTCAAGACCATTTCAATGCCGCAAGGAGAAAAgagaaaactatttgcacaacacCAAGAATCAGCTAGAAAGGATGTGGAACGTGCATTTGGAGTGCTTCAATCTCGATTTGCAATAGTACGTGGTCCAGCGCGTGCTTGGCACATGGAAACCCTCAAGCATACCATATATGCTTGCATCATATTGCACAACATGATTGTCGAAGACGAACGACACACATATGGAGGTGATTTTGATTACTTTTACGATAATGCAGGTAGCAACAACTCAACGACTGAAACATTTAGCGGTCCTCATCCGAATCTTGCAACAAGACTACAAAGAAGAGCAACTCTTCGTGAAAAACAAGTTCATCGCCAACTTCAAGGAAATCTAGTCGAACATATTTGGGAAAGTTTTGGACATGAGGACGATGATATTAAATTTGAGTAA
- the LOC131629957 gene encoding uncharacterized protein LOC131629957: MDCKEKTIEHVYSNWENSYNELPHYLLALKKFVPGTVVKMQTLPIITNDDTIDGTWSYGKYKGTLPMAVAQDGNNNIFPVVFALVEDKHATIESEYNNPDNGWHDPPSVHVNCIKHIAQNFMREIKDCYALNRPTFHYYRNQIGMANGDTLMWLDNIPVEKWTRAYDGGRRWGHVTTNLAKSMNSSFKGTHLNSGQTFTESCIKVMKEETTKSSSYHERIIDYNHNPFSVKVTMDHGEGKYMGDYKVNLRDLWCDCGKYQAYCVPCSHVIDACSVVRQDAYALLSDVYGVSNLFGVYSTSFLVLPLDEYLPSLMEIKFATTQ; the protein is encoded by the exons ATGGATTGCAAGGAAAAAACGATTGAACATGTATACAGTAATTGGGAGAATTCATATAATGAGCTTCCACATTATTTGTTAGCTCTTAAGAAATTTGTGCCGGGTACCGTGGTAAAAATGCAAACACTTCCGATAATTACAAATGACGACACT ATTGATGGTACCTGGTCATATGGTAAGTACAAAGGTACGCTACCAATGGCGGTGGCACAAGATGGTAACAATAATATCTTTCCAGTTGTGTTTGCTCTTGTGGAGG ACAAGCATGCAACAATTGAAAGTGAGTACAATAATCCAGACAATGGTTGGCATGATCCTCCATCTGTACATGTCAACTGTATCAAACATATCGCACAAAATTTCATGAGGGAAATCAAAGACT GTTATGCTTTAAACCGACCAACATTTCACTACTACCGAAATCAAATTGGCATGGCTAATGGTGATACTTTAATGTGGTTAGACAATATTCCTGTGGAAAAGTGGACAAGGGCATATGATGGAGGTCGGCGTTGGGGACACGTGACAACAAACCTAGCTAAATCGATGAACTCTTCCTTCAAAGGCACAC ATTTGAATTCTGGACAAACATTTACAGAAAGCTGCATAaaggtgatgaaagaagaaacaacAAAATCCAGCTCGTATCATGAAAGAATAATTGACTACAATCATAACCCTTTCAGTGTGAAGGTGACAATGGACCATGGTGAGGGAAAATATATGGGAGATTACAAGGTAAACCTAAGAGATCTTTGGTGTGACTGCGGAAAGTATCAAGCATACTGTGTTCCTTGTTCACACGTTATTGATGCATGTTCTGTGGTGCGCCAAGACGCATATGCTCTGTTGTCTGACGTTTACGGGGTCTCTAACTTATTCGGTGTTTACAGCACAAGTTTTCTAGTACTACCATTAGATGAGTATTTGCCCTCTTTGATGGAGATCAAATTTGCCACAACCCAATAA